The Medicago truncatula cultivar Jemalong A17 chromosome 4, MtrunA17r5.0-ANR, whole genome shotgun sequence genome includes a region encoding these proteins:
- the LOC11420490 gene encoding probable WRKY transcription factor 40, with protein sequence MDCSSYINTSLDLNIIPYRAHEEVPKKEVESNFFSLGMTNFSVKNESIDELEEELKRVTLENKKLVEMLSVVCENYNTLRSHLMEYMKRNPEKEVSTSSKKRKSESSNNNNSNLIGINNGNSESSSTDEESCKKPREEENIKAKISRAYVRTEVSDTGLIVKDGYHWRKYGQKVTRDNPCPRAYFKCSFAPSCPVKKKVQRSVDDQSMLVATYEGEHNHPQPPQIESTSGSGRSVNHSSVPCSASLTSPAAPKVVTLDSTTSKNSKDSKSIEPRKDSPKEAKVPKNLVEQMATSLTTDPNFRAALVAAISGRLVHNN encoded by the exons ATGGATTGTTCATCATATATCAACACTTCTTTGGATCTCAACATTATTCCCTATAGAGCTCATGAAGAAGTTCCA aaGAAGGAGGTGGAAAGCAACTTTTTCTCCTTGGGGATGACCAACTTTTCTGTGAAAAATGAG TCTATTGATGAATTGGAGGAGGAACTAAAAAGGGTAACCTTAGAAAACAAGAAATTGGTGGAAATGCTCTCAGTGGTTTGTGAGAATTACAACACTTTGAGAAGTCATTTGATGGAATATATGAAGAGAAATCCTGAGAAAGAAGTTAGCACATCATCAAAGAAAAGGAAATCTGAAAGCAGCAATAATAACAATAGTAATTTGATTGGAATTAACAATGGAAATTCCGAGAGTAGCTCTACCGATGAAGAATCGTGCAAGAAACCaagggaagaagaaaatattaaagCCAAAATTTCAAGAGCTTATGTTAGGACTGAAGTTTCTGATACAGGCCTT ATTGTGAAGGATGGATACCATTGGAGGAAATATGGACAAAAAGTGACCAGAGATAACCCTTGTCCAAGAGCTTATTTCAAATGCTCTTTTGCTCCAAGCTGCCCTGTCAAAAAGAAG GTGCAAAGAAGTGTGGATGATCAATCTATGCTTGTTGCTACTTATGAAGGGGAGCACAATCATCCTCAACCTCCTCAAATTGAGTCAACATCAGGTTCTGGTCGTAGCGTGAACCACAGTTCGGTACCTTGTTCGGCGTCACTCACCTCACCAGCAGCACCAAAAGTGGTTACACTAGACTCAACAACTTCTAAGAATAGTAAAGATTCCAAAAGTATTGAACCAAGAAAAGATTCACCTAAGGAGGCTAAGGTACCAAAGAATTTGGTGGAACAAATGGCTACTTCATTGACAACTGATCCAAATTTTAGAGCAGCACTTGTTGCAGCCATTTCAGGAAGATTGGTGCACAATAATTAA
- the LOC11433926 gene encoding probable GMP synthase [glutamine-hydrolyzing]: protein MSGPPRVRSMNVTVGADSDSKAARPVKNVKKPVPAPETEKKKTSPQCVVVTPAVLKRRDHCGVVGMKNMSMNASCSSDASSTDSSACSSGASSSGKVARRVGKKQVGAKVEKVSIDAVVAVPAPVEVESIDGLEGKKRCAWVTPNTEPCYIAFHDEEWGVPIHDDKKLFELLSFSGALAELSWPTILGKRQLFRKVFLDFDPCAVSRMNEKKIVAPGSPASSLLSELRLRSIIENARQMCKVIEEFGSFDSYIWNFVNNKPIVSQFRYPRQVPAKSPKAEFISKDLVKRGFRSVGPTVIYTFMQVAGLTNDHLIGCFRFKECIFSNAEAEGKESSSLNSKVKEKSNEDPTNVGLLLSVNKLSFSS from the exons ATGTCGGGTCCACCCAGAGTTCGATCCATGAATGTCACTGTTGGAGCAGATTCTGATTCCAAGGCAGCTCGTCCTGTGAAGAATGTGAAGAAACCGGTGCCGGCGCCCGAAACGGAGAAGAAGAAAACTTCGCCGCAGTGTGTGGTGGTTACACCGGCGGTTTTGAAGCGGCGGGATCATTGTGGGGTTGTGGGGATGAAGAATATGTCGATGAATGCTTCGTGTTCGTCGGATGCTTCATCGACAGATTCTTCGGCTTGTAGTAGTGGCGCCTCGTCGAGTGGGAAAGTGGCGAGGCGTGTGGGGAAGAAGCAGGTTGGTGCAAAGGTTGAGAAGGTGAGTATTGATGCAGTTGTTGCTGTTCCTGCTCCTGTTGAGGTGGAATCGATTGATGGCTTGGAAGGCAAGAAAAGGTGTGCTTGGGTTACACCAAATACAG AACCATGTTATATTGCTTTTCATGACGAAGAGTGGGGAGTTCCTATTCACGATGATAA GAAACTGTTTGAGTTGCTCAGCTTCTCTGGAGCCTTGGCAGAACTCTCGTGGCCCACCATTCTTGGCAAAAGGCAGTTATTTCG GAAagtatttttggattttgatccATGTGCTGTTTCAAGAATGAATGAGAAAAAGATAGTTGCACCCGGAAGTCCTGCCAGCTCATTGTTGTCAGAACTCAGGCTGCGATCCATAATTGAAAATGCACGTCAGATGTGTAAG GTAATAGAAGAGTTTGGGTCCTTTGACAGCTACATTTGGAACTTTGTGAACAATAAGCCTATAGTCAGCCAATTCCGGTACCCACGCCAGGTACCTGCCAAATCTCCAAAAGCAGAATTCATAAGTAAAGACCTCGTAAAGAGAGGATTCAGGAGCGTGGGACCGACAGTCATCTACACTTTCATGCAAGTGGCTGGGCTAACAAATGACCACCTTATCGGTTGCTTCAGATTCAAGGAGTGTATCTTCTCCAATGCAGAAGCAGAAGGCAAAGAGAGCAGCTCCCTCAACTCTAAGGTCAAGGAGAAGTCAAATGAGGATCCAACCAATGTCGGTCTGTTGCTATCTGTGAACAAGTTGAGCTTCTCCTCTTAG
- the LOC11420491 gene encoding photosynthetic NDH subunit of subcomplex B 1, chloroplastic yields the protein MAATATYYLHSKISKPFSHFTTNTFSIPSTYPTNVSLLTSLDHPSHCYNSTRRLNLRVNAKKNNPWLDPFDDGEDPNIEYGSLFSDGKQDEDPRPPDNPKNPYGFLKFPAGYMVEIAPLGLKVRGDVRRCCCVVSGGVYENLLFFPMIQLIKDRYPGVQVDVVGSERGKQCYELNKNVRWANVFDPDDEFPEPAEYTDFVGVLKSRYYDMVLSTKLAGVGHAAYLFMTTARDRVSYVYPNVNGAGAGLFLSETFTPDSTNLSEGGYHMYHQMEDWLGRPFRSVPRQVVPPLKISLSRKLKEVVEEKYTKAGVKKGRYIVIHGIQSDSKATMQSRGDPDSLLPLEVWAEIADAVREFTPLFVIPHEKERENVEEIVGEDSSIIFITTPGQLAALINDSAGVIATNTAAIQLANAREKPSVALFSSKEKGNKFVPRAEEKKCIVISSKTGKLINIDVEAVTNAIQTFNVSLAFA from the exons ATGGCTGCAACTGCAACATATTATTTACATtctaaaatttcaaaaccattttcccaTTTCACTACAAACACATTTTCCATTCCTTCAACTTATCCAACCAATGTTTCATTGTTAACATCATTAGACCATCCATCACATTGTTACAATTCAACTAGAAGACTAAATCTTCGCGTAAATGCCAAAAAGAACAATCCATGGCTAGACCCTTTTGACGATGGAGAAGATCCAAATATCGAATATGGTTCGTTGTTTTCAGACGGTAAACAAGACGAGGATCCAAGGCCGCCCGATAATCCAAAAAATCCTTATGGATTCTTGAAGTTTCCAGCTGGTTATATGGTTGAGATAGCTCCTTTAGGATTGAAAGTTAGAGGTGATGTTAGAAGGTGTTGTTGTGTGGTATCTGGTGGTGTTTATGAGAATCTGTTGTTTTTTCCAATGATTCAGTTGATTAAGGATAGGTACCCTGGTGTTCAGGTTGATGTTGTGGGTTCTGAGAGAGGGAAACAGTGTTATGAGTTGAATAAGAATGTTAGATGGGCTAATGTTTTTGATCCGGACGATGAGTTTCCTGAGCCTGCTGAGTATACCGATTTTGTCGGTGTTCTAAAG AGTAGGTACTATGACATGGTCTTGAGCACAAAATTGGCCGGAGTTGGCCATGCAGCATATTTATTCATGACAACTGCGCGAGATAGAGTTAGTTATGTTTATCCGAATGTGAATGGTGCAGGAGCAGGATTGTTTCTATCTGAAACATTCACACCAGATAGTACAAATCTCTCAGAGGGAGGATATCATAT GTATCATCAAATGGAAGACTGGCTAGGAAGACCGTTTCGAAGCGTTCCACGGCAGGTTGTGCCACCACTTAAAATATCACTTTCAAGGAAGTTGAAGGAAGTTGTGGAGGAGAAATACACAAAAGCAGGTGTAAAGAAAGGAAGATATATTGTGATTCATGGGATACAATCAGACTCAAAAGCCACAATGCAGTCTAGGGGTGATCCTGATAGCTTGCTACCCCTTGAAGTGTGGGCTGAAATTGCTGATGCTGTAAG GGAATTTACACCACTTTTTGTCATTCCacatgagaaagaaagggaaaatGTTGAGGAAATAGTTGGAGAAGATTCCTCTATAATCTTCATCACCACCCCTGGACAG TTGGCTGCTCTTATTAACGACTCGGCTGGAGTTATAGCTACCAATACAGCTGCAATTCAGCTCGCAAATGCGCGCGAAAAACCTAG TGTTGCACTATTTTCCTCTAAAGAGAAGGGAAACAAGTTTGTTCCGCGGGCAGAAGAGAAGAAGTGCATTGTGATATCATCCAAGACGGGGAAGTTGATCAATATAGATGTTGAGGCTGTAACAAATGCAATTCAAACTTTCAATGTTTCTCTAGCTTTTGCATAG
- the LOC11433927 gene encoding phosphatidyl-N-methylethanolamine N-methyltransferase: MGIVLAIIVLSQFPFYYYVWNWPQSWVDLCGKGRDPTKMMAYAGHFLKIIQFISLFSVSSFHWPPPFYFWPLFAFGQFLNFRVYQLLGEAGTYYGVRFGKTIPWVTEFPFGVISDPQYIGSIMSLIACLPWVPFQYILLWVLGYVFMIRVESKEDPSTRAKPLN; the protein is encoded by the exons ATGGGAATTGTTTTGGCTATTATAGTGTTATCACAATTTCCTTTCTACTATTATGTATGGAATTGGCCTCAATCATGGGTAGACTTATGTGGTAAAGGAAGAGACCCTACCAAAATGATGGCTTATGCTGGTCATTTCTTGAAGATAATTCAGTTCATTTCACTCTTTTCTGTCTCTTCTTTTCATTGGCCTCCTCCTTTTTACTTTTGGCCACTCTTTGCCTTTGGACAGTTCCTTAACTTCAG GGTTTATCAGCTTCTTGGTGAAGCCGGCACATACTACGGTGTACGCTTCGGAAAAACTATTCCATGGGTAACCGAATTCCCTTTCGGGGTCATCAGTGATCCTCAGTATATTGGCAGCATCATGAGTCTTATTGCATGCCTTCCATGGGTTCCTTTTCAGTACATTCTCCTGTGGGTTTTAGGATACGTGTTTATGATTCGTGTCGAATCAAAGGAAGATCCATCGACTCGTGCAAAGCCACTGAACTGA
- the LOC25491185 gene encoding phosphatidyl-N-methylethanolamine N-methyltransferase — protein MDIFAAIGVLSPFPFYYYLWKWPQSWVDFCGKGRDPSKIMAYVAHFLKLIQFISLFSVSSFHWPPPFYFWPLFAFGQFLNFRVYQLLGEPGTYYGVRFGKTIPWVTEFPFGVISDPQYVGSIMSLVACISWVPFQYILLWILGYVFMIRVESKEDPSTRAKPLN, from the exons ATGGATATTTTTGCTGCTATTGGAGTGTTATCACCATTTCCATTCTACTATTACCTTTGGAAATGGCCACAATCATGGGTAGATTTCTGTGGTAAAGGAAGAGACCCTTCAAAGATTATGGCTTATGTTGCTCATTTCTTGAAGCTGATTCAGTTCATTTCACTTTTCTCTGTCTCTTCTTTTCATTGGCCTCCTCCTTTTTACTTCTGGCCCCTTTTTGCATTTGGTCAGTTCCTTAACTTCAG GGTTTATCAGCTGCTTGGTGAACCCGGCACGTACTATGGTGTACGCTTTGGAAAAACTATTCCCTGGGTAACTGAATTCCCTTTCGGGGTCATTAGTGATCCACAGTATGTCGGCAGCATCATGAGTCTTGTTGCATGCATTTCATGGGTTCCTTTTCAGTACATTCTCCTGTGGATTTTAGGATACGTGTTTATGATCCGCGTGGAGTCGAAGGAAGATCCATCAACTCGAGCCAAGCCACTCAATTGA